The following DNA comes from Novosphingobium sp. PP1Y.
AGCCGCCGCGCCCGACCGACAAGCCCTTCCTGATGCCCGTCGAAGACGTGTTCTCGATCTCGGGCCGTGGTACGGTTGTTACCGGCCGCGTCGAAACCGGCATCATCAAGGTCGGTGAAGAAGTCGAAGTCATCGGTATCCGCGACACGCAGAAGACCACCGTCACCGGCGTCGAAATGTTCCGCAAGCTGCTCGACCAGGGCGAAGCCGGCGACAACATCGGCGCGCTGGTTCGTGGCCTGAAGCGCGACGACGTGGAGCGTGGCCAGGTTCTCGCCAAGCCGGGCACCGTGACCCCGCACACCGAGTTCTCGGCTGAGGTCTACGTCCTGTCGAAGGACGAAGGCGGCCGTCACACGCCGTTCTTCGCGAACTACCGTCCGCAGTTCTACTTCCGCACCACCGACGTCACCGGCGAAGTGATCCTTCCCGAGGGCACCGAGATGGTGATGCCGGGCGACAACGTGACCCTGTCGGTCAAGCTCATCGCTCCGATCGCCATGGACGAAGGTCTGCGCTTCGCTATCCGCGAAGGCGGCCGCACCGTCGGCTCGGGCGTTGTTGCCACGATCACGAAGTAATCTTCGCGATCCTCGGGCGACCGAGACAAGGGCCCGGCTTCCGCAAGGAGGCCGGGCTTTTTGCTGTGCAGGGCATTTGCAGCCGACACCGGGGCTGGCGTCCGGATCGCTCCGCGCTTAGGGCGTCTGCATGGCACGCAAGTATTCAAAGCACGGTCCCAGAGAGGACGTCTTCACGGACGGCGACGATGCACCCGAGGCGCCGCCGCCGCCCGATTGCTGGCTTTGCTCCAGGCCCTGCGGCGAGACGGTGATCTGGCATCACCCGGTGCCGAAAAGCCGGGGAGGGCGCGACACCGTGCCGATGCACCCGATCTGCCAGAACATGCTGATCACCACCTTCACCAATTCCGAGCTTCAGCGCTACGGTCTCGATGTCGATCTCTTGAAGATCGACCCGCGTATCGAGAAGTTCCTCGGCTGGGTTGCGAACAAGGATCCCGACTTCAACGCCGCGCTCGGCAAGAAGAAGCAGCGCTGACAGGTCCGTGCGTTCCCGCGTACTTCTGGCCTGGACGAATGTTTCGCGAATCAGGCTGGGTGCATCATTTCGTTGCGGCCGCGGAAATCGGCGAAAATAAGGGGCGCAAAGGGCTTGCACGAATCCGGGATGCGGTGTAGGGGCGCGGCTCGAATTTGTTCGGGGCTACGGTCCCTAGGCTCTTTCTCATCGGTAGTAGGTAATGGAAGCTCAGAACATCCGCATTCGCCTGAAGGCGTTTGACCACCGCGTACTCGACCAGGCCACTGGCGAGATCGCCGACACCGCCCGCCGTACCGGCGCGCTCATTCGGGGCCCCATTCCGCTTCCGACGAAGATCGAAAAGTTCACCGTGAACCGCGGTCCTCACATCGACAAGAAGTCGCGTGAGCAGTTCGAGGTTCGCACCTACAAGCGTCTGCTCGACATCGTGCAGCCGAACGCCGCCACCGTCGACGCGCTGATGAAGCTCGACCTGGCCGCAGGCGTGAACGTTGAGATCAAGCTGGCCTAAGCCGGCTTCAGGGGCTGCCTTTGGCGGCCCCATGGTCCTTTCCGGGCGGACCTTAAACTGCCGGAACGACATTCGGATCCTCGGATCCAACTGACCTTGTCGGCCCTCGAGGCCGGCTTTGCGGGGAGAAACCCGCAGAGACAGAGCCCCCAAGGGAAACCGGCGGGGACACAAGGGATACCTCCGGTGCTGCCTTCGGGCCAGTGCCGGGAATGCGTCCCCCGTCTCGCTTCCGGCAGGTGCCAAGGGCACCAGCAAGGGAGCACCCAGCCCGGAC
Coding sequences within:
- the rpsJ gene encoding 30S ribosomal protein S10, with product MEAQNIRIRLKAFDHRVLDQATGEIADTARRTGALIRGPIPLPTKIEKFTVNRGPHIDKKSREQFEVRTYKRLLDIVQPNAATVDALMKLDLAAGVNVEIKLA